From a single Pempheris klunzingeri isolate RE-2024b chromosome 2, fPemKlu1.hap1, whole genome shotgun sequence genomic region:
- the sulf2a gene encoding extracellular sulfatase Sulf-2a — MAGRGLSAPLPLLLLLILVVILPEAQGSGYLSGYRLRSRLQRDRHIRNIRPNIILILTDDQDIELGSMQAMNKTRHIMEKGGTHFSNAFSTTPMCCPSRSSILTGKYVHNHHTYTNNENCSSPSWQAHHEPHTFAVHLNNSGYRTAFFGKYLNEYNGSYVPPGWREWVALVKNSRFYNYTLCRNGVREKHSSDYQKDYLTDVITNDSVNYFRMSKRMYPHRPVMMVLSHVAPHGPEDSAPQYSSAFPNASQHITPSYNYAPNPDKHWILRYTGPMKPVHMQFTNMLQRRRMQTLLSVDDSVEKVYNMLVETGELDNTYLIYSSDHGYHIGQFGLVKGKSMPYEFDIRVPFYIRGPNVEQGAINPHIVLNVDLAPTLLDMAGVDIPAEMDGKSILKLLDTDRPVNRFQLNRKGKTWRDSFLVERGKPPHKRADGKEMAQEENFLPKYQRVKDLCQKAEYQTSCQQPGQKWQCVEDPTGKLRLYKCKGMASLYAPRMQALMASGASPLSPTSNSASCNCGDVGFKTSVLKRKRLLTKKKIKSGKTVSRKRWARSVSFELDGDLYAVDLEEGYRPLGNSSWARDRRRGVGNEEDNEEFSGMGVTAKPTASNSLTPAAALKVTYRCSILMNDTVKCDGGLYKSLQAWKDHKLHIEHEIETLQTKIKNLREVKGHLKKVRPEECQCDTASSVLKNKDAFKLNVGRMHSLRMPSKQKSQWLQKEQKRRKKLRKFLKRLQNNDTCSMPGLTCFTHDNHHWQTAPFWTMGPFCACTSANNNTYWCLRTINDTHNFLFCEFATGFLEYFDLNTDPYQIINAVSTLDRNTLNSLHQQLMDLRGCKGHKQCNPEKGGKERNYFSEYRPVHRRKRPKVKKPSSKSLGQIWEGWVG; from the exons ATGGCAGGGCGGGGGCTCTCggcccctctccctcttcttcttctccttatCCTGGTGGTAATCCTCCCCGAGGCCCAGGGCTCCGGCTACCTGTCTGGATATCGCCTCAGGTCTCGCCTTCAGAGGGACCGTCACATCCGCAACATCCGGCCCaacatcatcctcatcctcactgaTGATCAGGACATAGAACTGG gCTCAATGCAAGCCATGAACAAAACTCGGCACATCATGGAGAAGGGCGGCACGCATTTCTCCAACGCTTTCTCCACCACGCCCATGTGCTGCCCCTCCCGCTCCTCCATCCTGACGGGGAAGTACGTGCACAACCACCACACCTACACCAACAACGAGAACTGCTCCTCGCCCTCATGGCAGGCCCACCACGAGCCGCACACCTTCGCCGTACACCTCAACAACTCCGGCTACAGGACAG CCTTCTTTGGAAAGTATCTGAATGAGTACAACGGCTCCTATGTGCCCCCTGGCTGGAGGGAGTGGGTAGCACTGGTGAAGAACTCTCGTTTCTACAACTACACCCTCTGCAGGAACGGAGTGCgagagaaacacagcagtgactACCAAAAG GACTACCTGACAGACGTCATTACCAACGACAGCGTCAACTACTTCCGTATGTCAAAGAGGATGTACCCTCACCGTCCTGTCATGATGGTCCTGAGCCACGTCGCCCCGCACGGCCCAGAGGACTCCGCCCCGCAGTACAGCTCCGCCTTCCCCAACGCATCGCAGCACAT aaCCCCCAGCTACAATTATGCCCCGAACCCAGACAAACACTGGATCCTTCGCTACACAGGGCCTATGAAGCCCGTCCACATGCAGTTCACCAACATGCTGCAGCGCAGGAGGATGCAGACCCTGCTGTCTGTGGACGACAGTGTGGAGAAG GTGTACAACATGTTGGTGGAGACAGGGGAGCTGGACAACACCTACCTCATTTACTCCTCAGATCACGGCTACCACATCGGCCAGTTTGGGCTGGTCAAGGGCAAATCCATGCCTTACGAGTTTGATATCCGTGTTCCCTTTTACATACGGGGGCCTAATGTGGAGCAAGGTGCCAT TAATCCTCATATAGTGCTGAACGTTGACTTGGCACCAACTCTGCTGGACATGGCCGGTGTAGATATCCCTGCAGAAATGGACGGAAAGTCTATCCTCAAGCTGCTGGACACAGACAGGCCAGTCAATAG gTTCCAGCTGAACAGGAAGGGTAAAACATGGAGGGATTCTTTCCTGGTGGAGAGAGG TAAGCCTCCGCACAAGAGAGCTGATGGGAAGGAAATGGCCCAGGAGGAGAACTTCCTGCCAAAGTACCAGCGGGTGAAAGACCTTTGCCAGAAAGCAGAGTACCAGACCTCCTGCCAGCAGCCAGGACAG AAGTGGCAGTGTGTGGAGGACCCGACTGGCAAGCTGAGGCTGTATAAGTGTAAGGGCATGGCAAGTCTCTATGCCCCACGTATGCAGGCTCTGATGGCCAGCGGTGCCTCTCCGCTGTCTCCCACGTCCAACTCCGCCAGCTGTAACTGCGGCGATGTGGGCTTCAAAACATCGGtcctgaagaggaagaggctgCTCACCAAGAAGA AGATTAAATCCGGTAAGACCGTCTCGAGGAAGCGCTGGGCTCGCTCCGTGTCGTTTGAGCTGGATGGAGACCTGTACGCCGTGGACCTAGAGGAGGGCTACCGGCCGCTGGGCAACAGCAGCTGGgccagagacaggaggagaggagtggggaATGAGGAGGACAATGAGGAGTTCAGCGGCATGGGGGTCACAGCCAAACCCACCGCCAGCAATTCCCTCACGCCAGCTGCTGCTCTTAAAGTCACCTACAG GTGCTCTATTCTCATGAATGACACAGTAAAATGTGATGGCGGCCTCTACAAGTCTCTTCAAGCATGGAAAGACCACAAACTGCACATTGAGCATGAG ATTGAAACCTTGCAGACCAAAATCAAGAACCTGCgcgaggtcaaaggtcatctgAAAAAGGTGCGGCCAGAGGAATGTCAGTGTGACACTGCCAG TTCTGTCCTCAAGAATAAAGACGCTTTCAAGCTCAATGTGGGGCGCATGCACTCGCTTCG gaTGCCGTCAAAGCAAAAGAGTCAGTGGCTGCAGAAAGAGCAGAAACGCAGAAAGAAACTACGTAAATTCCTCAAGAGGCTCCAAAACAACGACACCTGCAGCATGCCTGGCCTCACCTGCTTCACCCATGACAACCATCACTGGCAGACAGCCCCCTTCTGGACAA TGGGTCCGTTCTGTGCATGCACCAGTGccaacaacaacacctactGGTGCCTGAGGACCATCAATGACACACACAACTTCCTGTTCTGTGAATTTGCAACCGGTTTCCTGGAGTATTTTGACCTCAACACTGACCCGTACCAG ATAATAAATGCTGTCAGCACCCTCGACCGCAATACTCTGAATTCATTGCATCAACAGCTCATGGACTTACGGGGCTGCAAGGGACATAAGCAGTGCAACCCGGAGAAGG GAGGAAAAGAGCGAAACTACTTCAGTGAATACAG GCCAGTTCATCGTCGAAAGAGGCCAAAAGTGAAGAAGCCTTCCTCCAAATCGCT AGGGCAGATTTGGGAAGGGTGGGTTGGCTAA